Part of the Anas platyrhynchos isolate ZD024472 breed Pekin duck chromosome 12, IASCAAS_PekinDuck_T2T, whole genome shotgun sequence genome, TTATAAAGTCAGGTCCtcaaaaattgaaaacatcCTCCCTTGCTCCTTTTCCCACCCAAATGTGTCTCCAACAACACACTAATTACTGCCTCCTACTTACAAATGAGATGTGAATTACTTAAGTTTATGTTTCCATGTCAAAATTTGTCACTTTGAAGCCTGCTGAATTCTTCTTAGTACCTGAGCTTCATCCCTTCAGTTTTCATTGTCATATTATAATTTGCTTGTTGACAGTAACATGAATGAGCACAAAAGTGGCAATTCCAGAAACACTACTACAGAAGTTACTGAGCATAAGGGTAGCATCTCAAACTATCTTTGTTGGCACAGCAACTTTTTGTCATAGAACTCTTAAGTACATTTATTCACAACCTTTCTACTTAAGAAGGGTCTATTTTTCACACCCTTACCAGTTCATATTCTTCTTTATAAGGCTGTACAGAGAGGATATTATGGATCCAGACAGGAACTGATGTTTCCATGCAGTAGATGTCATAAACGTACTCATCTTCTTTCTCACGGTGTTCCACTTTTTTATCATCTTCAGAAACATGTAAACGCTCACGGATCATCTCTACTGCATTGCAGAGAATCACATCTGGATCACCActtttctgctggaaaaaaaaagatttctcctGAAGCCAAACACAaaatcttattatttatttttaatatattttttcttttgtgtttgttacTGTAGCCAACAGCTAGCTAAGGATGACATTCTGAAATCTTACACCGAAACATTTTCCCATTGGAACACTGATATTTGGAACATTagcaatttaaaacagaaagaccCCAAAGAAGTTTCCAATTACTGTAGTACTGTGCAGCTATGCCTCATTTCAGATAATAGGAAAAATGGGGACAAGTTCATCAGAAGCTGCTGAAGGAATATGAATAATCCTGTACAACTGTTAATCTGCTTCTGAAGATGTATGGGTTGAAAAGCCATGCCTTAAGATAGCCTGTGCTTTGTAGAGCATTATGCTTGTAACACTGCAGGAAAGGTGTGCATACAGCAGCACTGACACAATGCAAGTCTATAGGATGAATAATGAAGATGTGACAAATCAACAGGAAAAGACTGACAGGCCCTGCAGAGAggccttttatttcctttatctcctcattaaaacagaagaaatttattCATGCCTTCTCCTTCCTAACAAATCATTTGCAATATCTTTGCTTTAGCGACCTGCCTTTAAAAGTCTACAGGCTGATGTTTGCTGCCATTTTTTCTCTGCTAGAactttttcagaatattttttgcCACACCAGTGGTATCCCCCAAACTGCTTAAGTATTTCTGAGGAGGAGCTACAGACTGGCTTTTCATTCACTTCCAAATACTTACAGAATCAAAgagaaagcttttcttcttcctttcaacACTTACTGCTAGCTCTAACAGAGTAAGAACAAAGCTCTGATGCTACTCAATTTTATCTGTGGTTTTCTGAACAGCAGAGTGAtaagtaacagttcaactaacAAATCTCAGGCATCTAACACAAGAATTCATACTGAAATTTGATGGCAAAGCTCTAAAATGATCTACAAGAAATGCTAAAGGATGATAGCTGGTTCTGCACTGGTTCACCAGaatattttctactttaaaacaaagcatttgtGTTTTCCTCAGAGCTGTGATGGGCTGCGTAAGTCAAGCAACCATCCTTCACTTACAGTGGAACAACTACTAAAGAATGCATACACAGCCCTTTTACCTCCTTTTCTGTATGGAGAAGAgtcttttaaatacaaaatcttCTTAATATTCTGTATACATGGAAACATTACACAGAAGGCAGAGCTTCTGCATACTTGAAGCCATTGTAGATACTGAGCTAGATATTCGTCCAATCAAAGACATACTTAACTGATGAAAACAGGGGCTAAGTAGCCTATCAAACACCTGGAATACTGCTAGAAACAACAtatactaaagaaaaaaaagtatattggAATTACAAGAAGGGGACATTCaaagctattttttcctttggtaaaTCTTGCCTATAAGTGACATTCCTAGGCATCTGGATGGATAAGAATACATTGAATTAGGtggttgttgtgttttttttttcttttctagcaagtacaaaagttaaaaaaaaaaagaaacacacactcGTTAATCCACCTAACAGATGAACATGAGCATTAATGCATCTGAACAGAGTGCAGAAAAAACAGTAGTAGAAGTCTTTCCTGTAGAGGCCAACTCCATATGGCTTCTTCAACAACATTACTGCACTTTAGGGTCCTCATAGAAGTTGCTTCTCGTACAATGTATTAACTATTCCAACTTACAAATACCTAGTTAAAGCTCCTGTTAAACACTGGAATACTTACTATGCAAAAAAACTTCCACAACCGTCAGTTTGCCCACATGTACCAGTCAACAGCGACATAAAAGTACTCCAAGTACACTTAAGTCTATCTGCTGACCTGTGGGTTTGCTGCAGTTGCACTGGGGTCTTCTATCACCTCGTCTTCTTGTACAATATCAAACAGCTGGAATTTCCCACCACAGTCTGAACTCTCATCAACAGCACTCGTTTCCTTTTGCGAAGCATCTTCTGTAGCTTCACAGCCTGGTCTGTCACTGTCAGTTGATGCCTTGCCATCTGCAGCGGGTGCGTTGGGCCGATGGCTGGCTATTACACGGTACcgattttccttcctcttcgcTTCCTTGGAAGAACGGAGCTCCTGAGCGATCCGCTGAGCGCTTCCTAAGGAGGGCCGCAGGCTTTGCGCTGCTTTGTCTCGAGTGATCACTTCTTGAACGTACTTCTGAACTGGCTCGTTCTGGGTAGAGGAacaagaaggaggaggaatagATGCAGTGACACAGTCAACACAATAAGCCACACTCCTTATGCCCCTCGCTGGAGGCGAGCAGCAGCTATTGCTGGCACATCCTATTTGAGGGCTGCAGTGCTAGTGCTCATAACAACACCCAAGTCACTCCTACTGCTTCAAGTAATGGAACTGCCAGCCTGTTCTCCAGATACAGGAAGAAGatacaaaatatttgcaaactGTAAGACCGTTCTTATATTATTTAAGGACACATATACTTTATGGCATAGAAGAACTCTCCAAATGAAAACACCTGCCTCGAAAAGACTCTGACGGTCCTACCTTTAAACCACAACATCCTTTACACCCTCGCCTGTGAAAAACAGctccaaggaaaaaataaataaataaataaataaaagctgtgggTGGCTCATGCTGCGTAGCTGAGCCCCGGCACAGCGAGCTGGCAGCCCCCAACCCTAGCCCTCCCACAGCTCACGGAAGCTCAGGGAGCCCGACAGAGCCCCTCGCATCAGCCGCGCCTCTACCTTGGAGGAGACGGTGGCCACCAGCTTGAAGAGGCTCCTCTCCACCTCCGGGGCCCCGCCGGGCTCGGTGCGGGGCCGCTTGCAGGCGAGCAGCAGCGCCTCGGCCGGCTCGGGGCCGCCGCGCTTCCTCTGGACGCGCAGCACAGCGGCCGCCTCCATGGCGCCGCGCAGGGCAGGCCGGGAAGAGGGCGGCCGCTGGCCGCGGGCTCCATGGCGCCGCGCGGGGCACGGCGGGAAGGGGCGGCCTGAGGGGGAGCCGTGGTGGCGGCTGCTCGGTGCTTTGAGGGGAGGCGAGCCCGAGGCTGGTTGGGGACGGGGAGGAGGGAGCGGTGGGTCGTCGTGTCCCCCCGCAGCTCATTTCTGAGGTGGGTAAACGCTGCTTTCTCGCCGGAGCGGTTTGCTGTCAGCTTGTGGGCCCGCCCTCAGGCTGTGGGGTTCCCCCGGCATGAGGTGCTTCGCCGCGTGGGGAGGCGTTTTGCTTTCAGACAACGCCGTTTGATCGCatatttttctgtgctgaatCTAAGTTTGATCTTAAAAAGCGTTTATCCTCTTCGAAGCAGCGATCAGCGTGCTGGCAGAGGCGGGTGTATGAAGGAAAGTGTGTGTTTGCACCCAGAGTGAAAGTAATGTCTGTTTTCactgggtttgtttgtttccttgtttacAGACGCTATTTTGAGTGTTATATTGAAGCCAGTTCAGCAAAACTGCATGATATGTAAATAGAGGTTGATCATGAAGACCTTTTGTGGAAGAGCTAACCCGACCACTGGTGCCATGGAGTGGTTAGAAGAGGATGAGAACTATGACTACCATCAGGAAATTGCAAGGTATGCTGGCAAATAACCACACCACTTGCTTTGCtgtcagttttttgttttatctctgcAGAAATTCCAGGGGCATGAGATGAGCAGACTGTACAACAGTCTAAATGTTACAGTGCCCAGGGTTTTATGGTGCAGAATTATAGATGTAGAATTTTGTAAAGTATTCTCCAAATagtttcaattttttaaaaacactttctgaGGTTCTGATTTTTATACCAATACTCACCCAATTGTGGCAAAGTGTGTTGgctaaatttctttaaaatacataacACAACAAATAATTGATGATCAGCTGTTTCTGGCTCAAGTGGTTATTAATTTAGCTTGAGAATTACATTGCATTGTGCCCTAAGTTACAACAAATGCTAGCTTTAGTGAGAGAATCTTGGTAACAAATGATAGACCATTATTAGACAGCCTTTCATTGCTTTGTTTGGCTTTGTATGAACTTGCATATGTCCCAGCTGTTATTTCACAGCTGTCTGATCTATGTACTGGATCCAGTGCTGAAGAGCCATGCCAGCAGTTAATTAGTTCACTCATATGCTGATGACCAGACCAGTGAACAGACTTCATTCCTTAGATCTGAGAAATCACTTGAGTCCTTAAAGTGTGTGTCATGGTTATCTACATGCTCATGGGCCCTGAGTCTATTTGTATTAGTAGGTGAAAACCAAGGAGGTTATATGTGCAGTTCTGTAGTGTTTTGCACTATGTAGTATTTTgattgcaattttatttattgtagaTCACGCTATGCAGACATGCTTCATGATAAAGACAGAGTAAGTATAGAAGCAAGAAACTATTGAACGGTgagaaaatactaatttttcttttcttgagaaGCTGTCACTGCATGACTGTACAGGTTTCTTTGAAAGATGAAGTGTTCGGATTTGTACTCTTCAAGACCTGCTGCTGGATCAGGAGGTGCCTTCTTATGTCTGACTCTAGTACACTGCTGTTTACTGCAGAATGTGATATTTACACTCAGTAGCTGTGTAAACTCAGTAGCTGTTTTACACTGCTGTGTTTGTAACCCCTCTTAATGGCACATAACCAAAAGCTGCTATTTAGATATGTTGTTTCTCATGTACAAATGTCTTCCAGTAGATGTAGAGAGGAATCTAAATCCAAGATACTTCAGCTCTTGCCCTGGTGTAGGCCCTATATGAGTATTTTAGTGattcttcaggggaaaaaaagatcaaaaccaaaaccagtaGCATCTTACTtgggtattattattattgcctTCAAAAAATGAATTGTATTTGTAAATTATGCGTGCAGTGTAAATATATGACTGATTGGTGATGAGGAGAATGGTATGATGAGATTGTTTTGCTGTAAATGAACTTCTCCCTCCAAAAACGCTTGCCTGTGCTGACAATGGCTTTGGTATGATGGTACGACCGTATAGCATAAAAAATGTCTGTAGGCCTTTTTCTGATTGTAAACTCATATAGTCTGAGAAGTCAAAATTTCTGCACAAAAATATGAAGCTGAGAGGTCGCTgacacccccccccttttttttaaacttttatttccaCAGAACATGAAATATTACCAAGGTATTCGTGCTGCAGTGAGCCGAGTAAAAGAAAGAGGTGAAAAAGCAATTGTTCTCGACATAGGGACTGGCACAGGACTCCTGTCTATGATGGCAGCTTCAGCAGGTGCAGATTTCTGCTATGCAATTGAGGTAAGCAGTTGTTACTGGCTACACGTGCTTGCATCCATGTTTATAACCTCTAACTACAGTTGTTGTGTCTTCATGATCAGTCATGGgtgcatttgcttttctgtactTTGCTTTCTGAAGTGCAAATTTGATGCCTTTTTATGTGTGTGAAAAAGGTAAATCTTAAAAGAATGTAGTTGGAAAggcataaaacatttttcatttttgggaCAGCTTTTGTAAATGTAGAGATCATCTAAGTCAAATTTTACGGTGTTCTGACTTTTCTACTTAACAAGCCTCAATGCTgattaatgtttttgaaaattttgagtATTTTCAAACCATATTGCTGATCTTTGTAAGTTTCAACTCTTGTAGGTAGCTTCTAAGGCCACTAAAATGTGGATGACATCTTAATAAAATAGCTGTCTCACAAACTGATTATACCATTTCTGTGATTAGATATGGCTGTTACGGACTACGATGCTCTTACTTATGTTAAGGATAACAACAGGAACATTTTGACCAGTTtaagttctcttttttttttaatgtatatgaaGAAACAGAGAGCATTCGCTTGTCCCTAGGTCACAGTCTTTAGAGCTGTTGGTGCATAAGTTCTAATAGCAATGTATTATTCCTGCTTTGGAACTTGGGCTAGGTTCCAAGGTGGTCACAAATTTCTTATCCTAAGTAGTCAAATTGTGTGGCTGGgtagaatatttaattttttttagtttaaaaacaatctGGTCATTAAGCCCTTCCAACACACTCTTCATCATTATGATTGCAAGCTATCTCCTTTCTTTATTATTCTCTTCACTCTGAAGGAAAGAGAACTTCTCTTCAGTGTCAGTAAGAGCACATTTTTGGAATGTTCCAGTGACCATTTGAGtgctggttgcttttttttcttttattattattattgagaCAGAGCCTTTTATAAGGCATAtgcatcttaatttttaaaaataatgagtctgtttaatgtaaatgttaaaaaatcataagatttttttttttggttttcaaaaGCTAAATTGGTGTAGCTTTTGGAGACAGCTGATAACTGGGTTGGTAACGGTGACACTGGAAGTCTATGAACTTTTCAAATGAGGCTTGCTGTCTTGTTTCATGGTAATGAACTTCAACTGCAGGAAAATATACAGTTGAATTTTTGCAGGGCTAAACATGCTGCATTTTGTGTTGTACTTTTGAAAGCTAATGTCAGCTTACCGGTTTGTTATACTCTTGCTATTTACAGGTTTTCAAGCCCATGGCTAATGCAGCTGTGAAGATAGTGGAGAAAAATGGTTTTCGTGACAAGATCAAGGTAATCAACAAGCACTCCACTGAAGTCACAGTTGGACCAGGTGAGAAATACAAGGCTAGGTTAAAAATCATTGGCAACTACTTCAAAACTGTGAAGGAATAtgactttttcttattttctgaatgttattaatttataaaaaaggaaattcttttTTCGCTAGAAAGTAATATTGAGAGGTTACTTCGAAAGGAAGTGTTTTTAGTAATATTTAAGTagtcattttaatttcttagtAAACTTCCATAGGGAATTACTTTGCATTCTTCAGCAGGTTCTCTGGCAGGAATAAATTTTTGAATGACTTGTCTTTTCAGCATAACATCTTGAAAGGCTTATACGGTCTTAGTATTACAATATTAAATTATGTCTTTTAGATGGAGATATGCAGTGTCGTGCGAATATCCTGGTAACAGAATTATTTGACACAGAGCTGATAGGAGAAGGTGCCTTACCAACATATGAGCATGCGCACAAATACCTTGTACAGGTAAGAAAATACATTCTGTTATTTATTCCTAGGGAAACTCTTGTCTTTTTTGGAGTAGGATGGaggttatattttatttaggCTTTTGTAGCGTTTGTAAATAATGCAGCAGCTGTGCTAATTTCTTATTCAGATAATAATTCACTACCTTCATTCCTAGAATAAAGCTGTTGGGCTACGTATCATAAATTACCATCTGTGAAATTATGcctaattttatattaaaactaaTAACTTGCTGCTTAGCAAATGTCTTTCAGAAAGGTATCTAG contains:
- the SLC7A6OS gene encoding probable RNA polymerase II nuclear localization protein SLC7A6OS isoform X2 — protein: MEAAAVLRVQRKRGGPEPAEALLLACKRPRTEPGGAPEVERSLFKLVATVSSKNEPVQKYVQEVITRDKAAQSLRPSLGSAQRIAQELRSSKEAKRKENRYRVIASHRPNAPAADGKASTDSDRPGCEATEDASQKETSAVDESSDCGGKFQLFDIVQEDEVIEDPSATAANPQKSGDPDVILCNAVEMIRERLHVSEDDKKVEHREKEDEYVYDIYCMETSVPVWIHNILSVQPYKEEYELVDDDHVPGEIYEDEDDENDENNWRNDYPDEDEFLAEEDDDDGEKESEDSSSDDDQCYRRRTWSKYRQEVLQEFGYDEIQDVDSD
- the SLC7A6OS gene encoding probable RNA polymerase II nuclear localization protein SLC7A6OS isoform X1, producing the protein MEAAAVLRVQRKRGGPEPAEALLLACKRPRTEPGGAPEVERSLFKLVATVSSKNEPVQKYVQEVITRDKAAQSLRPSLGSAQRIAQELRSSKEAKRKENRYRVIASHRPNAPAADGKASTDSDRPGCEATEDASQKETSAVDESSDCGGKFQLFDIVQEDEVIEDPSATAANPQQKSGDPDVILCNAVEMIRERLHVSEDDKKVEHREKEDEYVYDIYCMETSVPVWIHNILSVQPYKEEYELVDDDHVPGEIYEDEDDENDENNWRNDYPDEDEFLAEEDDDDGEKESEDSSSDDDQCYRRRTWSKYRQEVLQEFGYDEIQDVDSD